A genomic segment from bacterium encodes:
- a CDS encoding DUF4198 domain-containing protein: MNLDCSEGKGNPVPNVEIEVEYINYEVDMKGNKFTGKPKIAKEGHGAAVILANKDGEFSFVPPKAGYWGFAALGAGGEKTYKGKELSEDAVLWIEAIEIE, from the coding sequence ATGAATCTTGATTGCAGTGAGGGTAAAGGAAACCCTGTGCCCAATGTAGAAATAGAGGTTGAGTATATCAACTATGAGGTTGATATGAAAGGCAACAAGTTCACCGGGAAACCCAAGATAGCCAAAGAAGGCCATGGTGCTGCGGTGATACTGGCCAACAAGGATGGTGAATTCTCCTTTGTCCCACCAAAGGCAGGATACTGGGGTTTTGCCGCCTTAGGTGCTGGTGGAGAAAAGACCTACAAAGGCAAAGAGCTCTCAGAGGACGCCGTCCTCTGGATTGAGGCTATTGAGATAGAATAG